A DNA window from Coffea arabica cultivar ET-39 chromosome 6c, Coffea Arabica ET-39 HiFi, whole genome shotgun sequence contains the following coding sequences:
- the LOC113692293 gene encoding putative disease resistance protein At1g50180, translating to MAVAAVSFAAETIGNLLIEETKFLQGVSDQVEQLQLELKRMQSFLKDADARQHEEERVKVWISQARDLAYEADDLIERYAFKVASRRRKGIRGITKRCVGILNECYARHTTKTGIQTLKTKISDLTKSFQEYGIAAVMERQDGASSSSHQQLRRTYSHVVEDDFVGLEDDVEMLVKHLLRGSDHDHAIDQHFRVVSICGMGGLGKTTLARKVYNHPELRRCFDGLAWVCVSQKWQKEDILQRILLSLIPEKRKEILEWRDEELVRQLFQILQNKKCLVVLDDIWATEPWECIKQAFPIRNDGSKILVTSRNKDVALHIDPSGFHHQPRFLSEDESWQLLQRKALRGRFHGEHEDFKKLENLGKEMVKACGGLPLAVIVLSGTLATKKDLNEWATVNRNIKAHLGRGNNLIKEEGNLHKILALSYNDLPYKLKPCFLYLSRYEEDSDIGTEKLYQLWIAEGIISTKDQIGEESMMDVAERYLGELVTRCMVQGKAPDDDDVMLSSVGRSFASCRLHDLMRDLSLLKAKEENFLLSISHYHDGILDEHGNNDHSQVYRLAVHFSKEDVRKYVPPAEKRNTRHLRSLALLLLGNEFYEGRLPKKMKSQFNRFKMLRVLTIEGIRPAFSEDHILKTVFLLVADHLRLPKAVGELIHLRYLSLRNSVFVCLPSSLGNLQNLQTLDLRAGVCRIPNVLWKMRQLRHLYLPANYADRMVGKFSLNLCCKNLRLKGLDKLEILENFCPPTCSSQDISTLKNLRVLSAVVFMGNFDDEYFPVEIHRLMANSDHVRCTSLRIYSAASAASNKEKLSDAVGQCFSSRNLQVLEVYGPLANFPKHEAQYMYASLLKLKLTTMEIEEYSMETLERLPNLRSLHLQDLYILGKEMRCKATGFGQLRFLRFEFLRNLEKWNVDEGAMPNLSVLTIVYCTKLEMVPNGLRYVKTLKELNIASMPKEFTDRIQAVNGEDKGQDFDKVSHIPTISVRDILS from the exons ATGGCTGTGGCGGCTGTCAGTTTTGCTGCGGAAACAATTGGCAACCTGTTGATTGAAGAAACGAAGTTCTTACAAGGGGTGAGTGACCAGGTGGAGCAACTTCAGCTAGAGCTAAAGCGGATGCAGTCGTTCTTAAAAGATGCAGATGCAAGGCAACATGAGGAGGAAAGGGTCAAGGTGTGGATTTCACAAGCAAGAGATCTAGCTTATGAGGCCGATGACTTGATTGAAAGATATGCTTTCAAAGTCGCGTCACGAAGGAGGAAAGGCATTAGAGGCATCACAAAGAGATGTGTTGGTATCCTGAATGAGTGCTATGCTAGGCACACCACAAAAACGGGTATTCAGACTCTGAAAACGAAAATCTCTGATCTTACCAAAAGTTTTCAGGAATATGGGATCGCAGCTGTGATGGAAAGACAGGACGGCGCAAGTAGTTCATCGCATCAACAATTGAGGCGGACATATTCCCATGTTGTCGAGGATGACTTTGTTGGATTGGAGGATGATGTTGAGATGCTGGTAAAGCATCTGTTGAGGGGAAGCGATCATGATCATGCGATCGATCAACACTTTAGAGTTGTCTCCATCTGTGGGATGGGTGGCTTGGGAAAGACAACTCTTGCCAGAAAGGTATACAATCACCCTGAACTGAGGCGCTGCTTTGATGGTCTTGCTTGGGTATGTGTCTCGCAAAAGTGGCAAAAGGAAGACATTTTGCAAAGGATCTTGCTAAGCCTAATcccagaaaagagaaaagagataCTGGAGTGGAGGGATGAGGAGCTAGTCAGGCAACTTTTTCAAATCCTGCAAAACAAGAAATGTCTTGTGGTTCTTGATGACATTTGGGCCACAGAACCATGGGAATGTATAAAGCAAGCATTTCCAATTAGAAACGACGGAAGCAAGATCTTAGTTACCTCTCGCAATAAAGACGTGGCTTTGCATATTGATCCCAGTGGTTTTCACCACCAACCGCGCTTTTTAAGTGAGGACGAAAGTTGGCAGCTACTTCAGAGGAAAGCTTTACGGGGCAGGTTTCATGGAG AACATGAAGATttcaaaaaattggaaaacttagggAAGGAAATGGTGAAAGCATGTGGGGGTCTTCCATTGGCTGTTATAGTACTCAGCGGAACTCTTGCCACCAAGAAGGACCTGAATGAGTGGGCGACTGTCAATAGAAACATTAAAGCTCATCTTGGAAGAGGAAACAACTTgatcaaagaagaaggaaatctGCACAAGATATTAGCTTTAAGCTACAATGACTTGCCCTACAAATTGAAGCCTTGCTTCCTTTACCTGAGTAGATATGAAGAAGACTCTGACATAGGCACAGAGAAATTGTACCAGTTATGGATTGCAGAGGGTATAATATCAACAAAAGATCAGATTGGTGAAGAATCAATGATGGATGTAGCAGAAAGATACCTGGGAGAATTAGTAACTCGGTGCATGGTTCAAGGTAAAGCccctgatgatgatgatgtgaTGCTGTCCTCCGTTGGAAGATCATTTGCATCGTGTCGCCTTCATGACTTAATGAGAGACCTAAGTTTGCTCAAGGCTAAAGAAGAGAATTTCTTGTTATCCATAAGCCATTATCATGATGGAATTCTCGATGAGCATGGCAATAATGATCACTCACAAGTTTACCGTCTAGCCGTCCATTTTTCTAAGGAGGATGTAAGGAAATATGTCCCTCCAGCTGAGAAGAGAAATACTAGGCACCTGAGGTCACTGGCGTTGTTGCTCTTAGGTAATGAATTCTATGAGGGGCGTCTTCCTAAGAAAATGAAGTCTCAATTCAATCGGTTCAAAATGCTCAGAGTGTTGACCATTGAAGGGATCCGTCCTGCTTTCTCGGAAGATCACATACTTAAAACTGTATTTCTCCTAGTAGCAGATCACTTGAGGCTCCCAAAAGCTGTTGGGGAGCTGATCCACCTGCGATACTTGAGTTTGAGGAATTCAGTTTTCGTCTGTTTGCCATCATCCTTGGGCAACTTACAAAACTTGCAGACACTTGATTTACGAGCCGGAGTGTGTAGAATACCTAATGTGCTTTGGAAGATGAGACAGCTTAGGCACTTGTATCTTCCGGCTAATTACGCTGACCGTATGGTGGGCAAGTTTAGCTTAAATTTGTGCTGCAAGAATTTGCGACTCAAGGGATTGGACAAGCTAGAGATCCTGGAAAACTTCTGTCCTCCGACTTGTTCATCTCAAGATATATCCACATTGAAGAACCTTCGAGTACTATCCGCCGTGGTATTCATGGGGAACTTTGATGACGAGTACTTCCCTGTAGAAATCCATAGATTAATGGCAAACTCAGACCACGTGCGTTGCACATCCCTACGTATTTATTCAGCAGCCAGTGCCGCCTCAAACAAGGAGAAATTGTCGGATGCTGTTGGTCAATGTTTCTCTAGTCGCAATCTTCAAGTCTTGGAGGTATATGGTCCACTGGCCAATTTCCCCAAGCACGAAGCCCAGTACATGTATGCAAGCCTTCTTAAATTGAAACTAACCACAATGGAGATAGAGGAATATTCCATGGAAACTCTGGAAAGGCTCCCTAATCTCCGGTCGCTTCACTTGCAAGATCTATATATTCTCGGGAAAGAGATGAGGTGCAAGGCAACAGGTTTTGGCCAACTTAGATTTCTTCGTTTTGAATTTCTACGGAACTTGGAGAAGTGGAATGTTGACGAAGGAGCCATGCCCAACCTTTCGGTCTTGACAATTGTATATTGCACGAAGCTGGAGATGGTTCCCAATGGATTGAGATACGTTAAAACGCTGAAAGAGTTGAACATTGCATCGATGCCAAAGGAATTCACAGATAGAATCCAAGCAGTAAATGGTGAAGATAAGGGACAGGATTTTGACAAAGTCTCCCATATACCCACCATTAGCGTGCGTGATATTTTATCCTGA
- the LOC113692257 gene encoding inactive disease susceptibility protein LOV1-like encodes MGGLGKTTLAQKVYNHPKVRRCFDGIAWVYVSQTWQKEDILQRILLSLIPEKREEIVKWRDEELVRQLFQIQQNKKCLVVLDDIWATEPWECIKQAFPIRNDGSKILVTSRNKDVALHIDPSGFHHQPRFLSDSESWQLLQRKALRGRFHGEHEDLKKLENLGKEMVKACGGLPLAVIVLSGTLATKKDLNEWATVNRNIKAHLGRGNNLINEEGNLHKILALSYNDLPYKLKPCFLYLSRYEEDSDIETEALYQLWIAEGIISTKDQIGEESMMDVAERYLGELVTRCMVQGKAPDDDDDVMLSSIGRSFASCRLHDLMRDLSLVKAKEENFLLSISYYHDGILNEHGNNDHSQVYRLAVHFSKEDVRKYVPPAEKRNTRHLRSLALLISGNEDYEGHLPKKMKSQFNRFKMLRVLAIEGLFPANSEDHILKTVFLLVADHLRLPTAIGELIHLRYLSLRRSVFLCLPSSLGNLQNLQTLDLRDAVVFRIPNVLWKMRQLRHLYLPEGHSQLMGFLGKFKLNLFCRKLRLKGLDKLEILENFCPPICSSQDISTLRNLRVLSAEVVLDDYDEGFPTEIQRLMSNSDHVGCTSLCIYSYKDSAATAASIKKKVSDVVGQCFSRRNLQGLEVSCPMDNFPEYEAQYMCASLLKLELTRLEIEEDPMETLERLPNLRSLHLKYRSFLGKEMRCKAMGFGQLRFLRFEDLQNLEKWNVDEGAMPNLSVLTIEECTKLEMVPNGLRYVKTLKELNFVRMPKEFTDRIQAANGHEDFDKVSHIPTISVRNVSL; translated from the exons ACAAACTTGGCAAAAGGAAGACATATTGCAACGGATCTTGCTAAGCCTAATCccagaaaagagagaagaaatagTGAAGTGGAGGGATGAGGAGCTCGTCAGGCAACTTTTTCAAATCCAGCAAAATAAGAAATGTCTTGTGGTTCTTGACGACATTTGGGCCACAGAACCATGGGAATGTATAAAGCAAGCATTTCCAATTAGAAACGACGGAAGCAAGATCTTGGTTACCTCTCGCAATAAAGATGTGGCTTTGCATATTGATCCCAGTGGTTTTCACCACCAACCGCGCTTTTTAAGTGACTCCGAAAGTTGGCAGCTGCTTCAGAGGAAAGCTTTACGGGGCAGGTTTCATGGAG AGCATgaagatttaaaaaaattggaaaacttagggAAGGAAATGGTGAAAGCATGTGGGGGTCTTCCATTGGCTGTGATAGTACTCAGCGGAACTCTTGCCACCAAGAAGGACCTGAATGAGTGGGCGACTGTCAATAGAAACATTAAAGCTCATCTTGGAAGAGGAAACAACTTGATCAACGAAGAAGGAAATCTGCACAAGATATTAGCCTTAAGCTACAATGACTTGCCCTACAAATTGAAGCCTTGCTTCCTTTACTTGAGCAGATATGAAGAAGACTCTGACATAGAAACAGAGGCATTGTACCAGTTATGGATTGCAGAAGGTATAATATCAACAAAAGATCAGATTGGCGAAGAATCAATGATGGATGTAGCAGAAAGATACCTGGGAGAATTAGTAACACGGTGCATGGTTCAAGGTAAAGCccctgatgatgatgatgatgtgaTGCTGTCCTCCATTGGAAGATCATTTGCATCGTGTCGCCTTCATGACTTAATGAGAGACCTAAGTTTGGTCAAGGCCAAAGAGGAGAATTTCTTGTTATCCATAAGCTATTATCATGATGGAATTCTCAATGAGCATGGCAATAATGATCACTCACAAGTTTACCGTCTAGCCGTCCATTTTTCTAAGGAGGATGTTAGGAAATATGTCCCTCCAGCTGAGAAGAGAAATACGAGGCACCTGAGGTCACTCGCGTTGTTGATCTCAGGTAATGAAGACTATGAAGGGCATCTTCCTAAGAAAATGAAGTCTCAATTCAATCGGTTCAAAATGCTCAGAGTGTTGGCCATTGAAGGGCTCTTTCCTGCGAACTCGGAAGATCACATACTTAAAACTGTATTTCTCCTAGTAGCAGATCACTTGAGGCTCCCAACAGCTATTGGGGAGCTAATCCACCTGCGATACTTGAGTTTGAGACGTTCAGTTTTCCTCTGTTTGCCATCGTCCTTGGGCAACCTACAAAACTTGCAGACGCTTGATTTACGAGATGCCGTTGTATTTAGAATACCCAATGTGCTGTGGAAGATGAGACAGCTTAGGCACTTATATCTTCCGGAGGGCCACAGCCAACTTATGGGATTTCTGGGCAAGTTTAAGTTGAACTTGTTCTGCAGGAAATTGCGACTCAAGGGATTGGACAAGCTTGAGATCCTAGAAAACTTCTGTCCCCCGATTTGCTCATCTCAAGACATATCCACGTTGAGGAACCTTCGAGTACTATCAGCCGAGGTGGTGTTAGATGACTATGATGAGGGCTTTCCCACAGAAATCCAAAGATTAATGTCAAACTCAGACCACGTGGGTTGCACATCCCTATGTATTTACTCTTACAAAGATTCAGCAGCCACTGCCGCCTCAATCAAGAAGAAAGTGTCGGATGTTGTTGGTCAGTGTTTCTCTCGTCGCAATCTTCAAGGCTTAGAGGTAAGTTGTCCCATGGACAATTTTCCCGAGTACGAAGCCCAGTATATGTGTGCAAGCCTTCTTAAATTAGAACTAACCAGACTCGAGATAGAGGAAGATCCCATGGAGACATTGGAAAGGCTTCCTAATCTACGGTCACTTCACTTGAAATATAGATCTTTTCTCGGCAAAGAAATGAGGTGCAAGGCAATGGGTTTTGGCCAACTTAGATTCCTTCGTTTTGAAGATCTACAGAACTTAGAGAAGTGGAATGTTGATGAAGGAGCCATGCCCAACCTTTCGGTCTTGACGATTGAAGAGTGCACAAAGCTGGAGATGGTTCCGAATGGATTGAGATACGTTAAAACTCTGAAAGAGTTGAACTTTGTGCGGATGCCAAAGGAATTCACAGATAGGATCCAAGCAGCAAATGGTCATGAAGATTTTGACAAAGTCTCCCATATACCCACCATTAGTGTCCGTAATGTTTCATTGTAA